From Lolium perenne isolate Kyuss_39 chromosome 5, Kyuss_2.0, whole genome shotgun sequence, a single genomic window includes:
- the LOC127304590 gene encoding uncharacterized protein, producing the protein MPPLAAGAATSSRCGPFACRRGAHHQRAQAVAPAAADSGQGCGRPLVGRAAGLVGGGIAAAFFASLERCACVEVRTTDDLADWEAEPLMPRDDNGAAARNVNTARKSKRTAARAGAGKGRRGGGAGFGCCENSN; encoded by the coding sequence ATGCCGCCATTGGCCGCCGGCGCCGCAACATCGTCGCGGTGCGGCCCCTTCGCATGCCGCCGCGGTGCCCACCATCAGCGCGCGCAGGCAGTGGCACCGGCGGCAGCTGATTCCGGGCAGGGGTGCGGCCGGCCGCTGGTGGGCCGCGCGGCGGGGCTCGTCGGTGGCGGCATCGCCGCGGCCTTCTTCGCGTCCCTGGAGCGCTGCGCCTGCGTCGAGGTCCGCACGACCGACGACCTCGCCGACTGGGAAGCCGAGCCGCTGATGCCGCGTGACGACAACGGCGCCGCGGCCCGTAACGTTAACACCgcgaggaagagcaagaggacgGCTGCACGCGCCGGCGCCGGGAAGGGCAGGAGGGGCGGCGGCGCCGGCTTTGGGTGCTGCGAGAATAGCAATTAG